A window of Rosa rugosa chromosome 7, drRosRugo1.1, whole genome shotgun sequence genomic DNA:
CAGAACGAGCTTCAGGTTTGTATAACATTAAATCCATATGAGTTGCTGATCTGTTCACTGGAAGGTTGGCATTCTATTTATTCCATGTATACTCTTGGAACAGGTATTGCCATTACTTTTCTTCATTCTCAATGGGCCATACACCAATATTATATGACATCCTACATCTCAGCAAAATGTAACAGTCCGCTACTCCGGTTAGTGTTGCTTTCTACCAAATCTTACTTTAAGAGGGTGCATGTTGTTTCTGGTTTTTCTTTGACTTGTTTTCAGCTACCATTTTGTTCTATGTAGAGGGCTTCAGATATAGAAGTTTATAGCTGAATATTTGTTTGGTGAATCTCTGTATCTGTATTTTAGGTTAGCAACTTGTCTCTAGCAAATTTGAGACCGTCACTTGTTAATATGTACTGGTTTGGTTGCTATCTTCTAAATTACACATACAAAAGTTTGATGATATATTAACGTATCTGTATAGCAATAGACTAGTTTCGTACTGTCGTAGACTAGTTTGAAACCAAGTCGATCTAGTCTTGGGTGGACCAAAGTCCACCTGCACCAAGAGTTAATTCTGCATACTGTTCATGCCCCTGTACTGTTCACGCTCCGAATTTCACTGTGGTCCACGTGCACCTTGGTCCATACTAGAATTTTTGCTATTTTATTCCCTATTTGGTATTGTCAATCAGGCCAGACAATGTGCTCTTAGAAACCCGGCAAAATTTCCCTCAAACCTTTTGCCTCTAGTTACTGTAGACAGTATGCAGTCCAAAATCTATGATCTAGATCATAAAATTTACACAGAAAAGTTGCTACACATTGCAtattcatttgttttccaagagaaactaagagaaaaaaaatcaactttttaGGAGCTATGATTATTACAACTGGGGAGAACTAAGAAGCATATGTCTGCAATGATGATAGGGAACACAGTCATGAAGAGACTATAGACCTAAACTATAGGGACAGTAAAGTAGTAATGAAAGCTCCTCATGGTTTACTGCAGAAAGTCCAGGCTTTTCCATTAAAGGGAAATAAAAAAGGCTAATGGATCTTCAAAAGATATATGTGCGCCACAGCTGAGTTGGTTCAGTGCTCTAGTAGAGAATCCAAAGATGCAAATGTGTATGTGCTTATGTTAATGATAGTTCTGAGTTCCTTTGGTTTGAGTTTTGGAAAAATACTAAAAAGTAGTGTGGCCTTGTGGACTTTGGTTGTTGCTTATTGCTTATGCCCATGATCCTGAATTATTTTGAATAGTTAGTGATGGGAAATAGacttcaaaatttgaaaattttgctAAAAGTAATGATATACTGATAATATACACACAGGAGATCACAAGAAAATTTACATCCAGAAGGAATTATTTCCGATTTCGAGCAGTTCCTTacattgaaattaataaatgaGAGTATCAGATCATAATGCATATTGCATTGTCAATCCTTCCTCCAAGCATAGAGCAACAAAGAAAACCCTCCATTACTACCACAGGACCTAGTGGATGAAGAACATGAACTCCTCCCACCATCACTGCTTTCCTCAGCCCATTGCAACACACTCGAGCATGATGGGGATGGTGATAATGAGACCATCGAAGGCATTGATGCTGAAGCAGCCGACATGGACAAGCTCTTCCTCATCAACCTCTTCTCAGTACCTACCATTTCTGGCCACACCCCACCATCACCAACTTGGAAAACAAATACACCATGTCCAGTGCCATTAGTAGTACCTTTACGATTATTAACCCAGTTGAACACATCCCAATAGAATTCAAATTCGACTCCACCAACGAAAATTCTCTCATTGCCTCTGAACTTCCAAGCCAACCTTTTCACAATTAGGCTAGTTTCTCCATCTACCTTTACTTTAAGAGTACCTTCACTGCACTCTATACCAATTTCATGCTTAGACCCCAAGAACTGAGCTCGAGATATGTAATTCCTATTCCCAAACACATGCTCTCGCCTTGACAGTAGGGTCGGTTGTTCAAGTTGGTGAGTTCCAACTAACCCTGATCGTCGAGTCAACTCATCCAAAAGATCCCCTAGAAAGAACTGAACTTTGGCATTGCAAGAAATGGCAATATAGAAGCCAGAATCGGGCTCAGCCGAGTTGTGAGCAAAGTTAGCCTGAGTGAAGTCCCAGTACAGTTTGATTCTCTGGTAATGGTGGTGGGTTAGATGGATGGACTTGGAACCTGGTTTAGTTCGGAAAAATGAGAAGGTTGTTGGGTTGAGAGAGATGGTGATGGAAAAAGAGTCTGGAGCATGTATAGTTAGGCAGTGAGAGAAGAGGGCTTTGGACCAAGTGAGAGTGAGATATGTGGGCGAGTTGCCAAGCTCAGTTTGGTATATGCAGGTTATGAGGTTTTGAGGCACTTGAGAGCTGCTTGAGATTGTGTTGGGTTGGCTGAAACATGCTGGGATCATGGTGTCAAATTCTGGGGCTTAATTGTTACTCAAACCATGAAGCAGTTGAAGAATTGTGGGAATGAAGTTTGTAAGCTGAAGAAGTGGAGCCTTTGTCTTTGGGGCTTTGCTAGTAGTAGTGGTAGTATAAGAAGAGCTTTTGGCTTTTGGTTTTTGGTGAGATGGTGAAGCAAAACTGCAAAAGGTGTGTTTTTgctttgaatcttgatgatgaaAAATACAAGGccctcatcatcaccatcatcagcACCAATAGCTAAGCCATACAGCTACAGTTGTTTCATGTTATTTCCTCCTTAATTTGCGCCTTTGAAAGGGTTTTAAATTTATCTCTTTCTCATATACTAATGGGGGAGTAATGAGCTGGGTTGCACTGTGGCTTCTGGGTCACAGTTGCAGGTGACcatggttttattttattttactttaagGGTAAGTCACTAATCAAGTCCTCTTCTTTATGTATTTGTTCTTCTTCCTATGCCATATCAAAAGGAGTCTAGGAGATGGGGCCTTGGGAAAAGAGGAGAGGGCCGGCCAACCACTTTTGTATGCTAGCTTCGCTTCGCTTCACTTTAGTTAAAGAAGAAGACAAAGCATACATGGCATGTAACTTCTTGcattataaattgacaattaCACAAAACCATGCATCTAACTCTTTTCTTCTAGATTGTGGATAACTCTGTTCATTGGCCTAATGTAGAGGATACAAGTTTCTGATCTATCTAGTGTGGCTGTGCAGATTTTGAGGCAGATTTTTGAGGCAAGCTCTCTTGGGTTCAATGCTGCTGGGCACATTCCCAGCACATCCCTATTTCATAGCCTAAAAAtatgttttcttcttttggtgAATGGCTTTGGTCCTGTTGATCAAGATATAGTACATGTACGACTAACCTAGCCTTGTAAACTTTTTGTGTATACTAATCTGATCTGCACAACCTACAAGGGTTAGTTCTTATATCTAATTTGAGTTCTTACTGCgaccatttttctttctttgaaaaACAGTAATGGAAGAGATCAAGGATGTAAACCAATCTCAATGCTAGATTAGTACTGAGTTAAGAGGCTTGACATTCTGCACTCCGAAAATTCTACCATACTAATGATCAGAAGTTCAAAATAACTTACACTTCAGGTTTTAACCTCAGGATCAATAGATTCCAACActgcctttgttttttttttgctcgaCACTTTGAGAAGATTTGTGATCGTCAGGCCCAACATTGCTTATAAACCTGAAATCTACTAGGAATCAAGAGAAGGTAATAGCCCGATTAACATATATGCCAGGACTCTACTGTAATATTAAAACAAAGAATTAGCAGATTTTAGTAAAGAAATCTGCACAATGTTGAAAGAGATCCTCGGAAAAGGTAAATGATAAGGTCTCATTTGATTAGTTTGGCAAAATGGAAATGATTTAATCTCTTAACAGggaaaaaacaagaacaaggtGGTTGCTAGATCAGCCGAGAGGATTCCCATTTCTCAAGAGTATCAGCACAAGGATGGAAAGTTTAAAACTCGTTCATTCTCCCATCAATTCCAAGTTGCTTACCAAACATAAGAAATGAATTCTTTTCCTATTTGCTAACTAGTCATTcgcaaaatcaatccctaattcATACAATCTCGGAAGTATTTAGCCAATTAGAGAAATGCAAACATCATAACACAAATTTCACATGCCTCTCAAAACAAACACATCCACCCTCAAAGCCTCCCTATCCCTTATTCTGTTCGTGTTGAGCTGCCCTCATAAGCAGACTCCCATGCTCAAGCGCCACCAGCACCGGCGACCCCCCAATCCCACGCGCCACCCCGAGCATGATCTCCCTCAACAGCTCTTTAAACTCACCCCGGTCAACGACGCCGTTTTGATCCGCATCGAACCTCTCAAATATTTCATCATGCAAACCATTCAACTCCTCTTTGGGCTGTGACACGTACCCTATGCCCGGCAGCAGCTTACCAAAACCCGAACGAAGCTCCTCCTTCGACAACACGCCGTCGGCGTTAAGGTCGAGCTCGTCGAAGCATTCCTTGCTGCATTGCTCGAAAGGCGTCGTGTCGTCCACGAATCCGGCCACCGTGGAGTCGTTTAGGGCATGCACAACAACGCTGGTGATCTTCATTCTCAAGTGATCGGAGATTCAAAGAGTTTTTCTGAGCTGGAGTTTTTTTCGATCAGTTTGGTGGTATATATAGAAGAAGTTGATTGGTTCCTAACTTTAGGGTACGCGTGGTTGATGAGCCTTCATTGTAGAGGCTTAGCTACTGGGTCACTAGTGAGGGGCGTGTGATTACAATATTGCTTTACAAACAAGGTAATTAAGATCGtatcaaaaaaagaagttaatTAAGAACCCTACGTTCCACCAAATTTGCACATTTATGTATCAAAGAGAAAAATATAAATTCCCAACAAGAAAATGGTTGCGCAATTGCCTGGTAACTTTTGCTGTCATTAGCTCAAATAGTTAATGGAGAAGGGTTAAAAAAACTAATTGAGcttacaaatttacaatataGGAGATTATTGTTCGCtcagttttcttttgttttctactTTGAAATGAAAGATTTCGATCACTATTTGTGTTGGAGTTTTAAGTGAGTATATCTCATGTACAATTAATGACAAGCTAACAGCGTTGCTCATAAGCTTGCCCgctaaacaaagaaaacaacaaaaagtGCAAAGTAGAAGTCAAAAACTACGTACAACcaacatattattattattattattttttattttctttttcccatAGTTTTATCCTCTCAATGAGACATAGTAGTGCGCTGCTAGGGTTGAGCGGCCGCCGCCCTTGGGCGTGGTTTTGGAGAACCTTCCCCCTTCAATGGGGTTCTATTCCTTCACCTTCTATGGTGTCGGACCTTTGGAGCGGGGACTCTCGTCTTCCCTCCTTCTCATTTGATCCAATGACGGTCCCCTGCGTGGAGTTGGAAGCGGCCTGCTCTTTGCCGGCTCGATCGGCGTTGAGGATGATAGCCTATCTATCATCGCGGATGGCGGCTCACGGTGGTGGTTCGTCAAGGCCTCAGCGGGCGCGTCTCAAATTTGGTGAGGTGGGTCGGGTTGGTTTGTGCTTGGATGTTCAGGGCATGCCCAGACCAGATCGATCGGGTGGTGTTGTCACTGAATCGGTCCTAGGTGAGGCTGACCCCGTCCGGTGTGCTAGGTTGGAACGATGGTTGATTCTTCTTCGACGAGGGTTGGAAGGGTTGCACTCGGGCCGCCTCTGGCAGAATTCGCAGATCAAATCGACGTGGTGGGGCATCCCAGATCTATTGCGCAGCTGCCTTCCCCGGAATGGTCTTTTCCATCAAGGTTTGGTGGAGCCCCGGATTGATTCAGACAGCGCGGCCGCTCGGATCATTGGGGTTTGGGTGCGGAGGCTTTCCAGTGCTCAGAGGTGGAAGTTTTCGAGTGCTCAGAGAAGAGATGGTGCTGGGGTGCCCATGAGCTTGGGTGCCCTAATCAGATTCGAATGGGCTTGGGCTGTTGTCAAGGCTGCTCTGGCAGACTTGACTTTGGTCTcgggccggatttggatccgtatttgggatcctggtcGCTTACAAATCCGGATCTTAGATCcgagacagctgctcatattgatcTGGTATTTGTTCTGGTTCTTGGGAGTTTGTTTGTTAACtttcgagtttttgacaccctcggttactttcaaACTCCTGGTGAGCGAATtacctctcctaggtgatcatatcaccggttacagttacggttacggttacggttactcatatatttacactgctctcgtgacatatgcagtgcagcgatgtcgtccgacatcaagtcacatggttacctttaattttagatgcgtctgtgcatcttgctatcctttattatttttataataacccgaaacttagtatcactgtagagcactctaagataccttaaacttagaagtaatccaagtatcttctaagcacTTTTTTTTGAAAccgatgataccacatgctatacttacaagttatataGGTAAATTTTTAGAGTTCTAGTAAACTTTCTAAAATACGTTAGTTCGTATTacttgtgtacactcgatatttgttTTCAAACCCAAGACTATtatctatgttatttttgtgatgcatgttattttagaactaattattgctatttttttttaccttaagaaagcactaaagttctttacttattaattgggtaaatgtgcatatgtgtgtgtgtgtgtgtgtgtatatatatatatattgagcaagtggatttatgctttctttcttttattactttttttaattttatcttatcattttaatcatttaacctaaaTAGTAACTAGTCACTCACCTTATAATAATTagtcacttacttattttatgcttaattctagcctatttaagcatatgatctgatcatacttcctacaagcttgaagatcaaatgcaaaattgatctaaaactcccttagttgaagagaaaactcaACTAGAAGTTcttcacacaaatccttcatcctatttCTCTTAAGAAGTTTCAtttttgtgaaagaagtccaaagtttgatcacaagaccttctgatttccttaagtaagtacatgattacattcctatattcttttgtctttaagatttatcaaattgcataatcaatgataaaatggaaaaggatctgctttgctgcaaacccgtattttcgtatataaaaaattctgttttgtcaaaaataattacagtattaaattcctcatcaaaagttcttcaatttaggcttttgaatcactcaaaaaggttaagaaatgaagaagttatggctaatcaaagttttcaacttttaaactcgctggaaatctcatacagccatcacaacttcaaaaattcatatctccctcatttcttattcgttttctacaaactttatatcaatttgaagcttaggacctctacttgtgatctggaaagtttgagaattaatggtaaaatacaccgtacgtaaagacttaaacatcaaagggcagtatcaaaaatattggtttctgtactgttatggttcttcaccatttctggactatgtGACTAAGAACAGgattacatgacttattccattagattccttgtgaaaaaccctttgaattggtgtactcatttg
This region includes:
- the LOC133723813 gene encoding uncharacterized protein LOC133723813, which translates into the protein MIPACFSQPNTISSSSQVPQNLITCIYQTELGNSPTYLTLTWSKALFSHCLTIHAPDSFSITISLNPTTFSFFRTKPGSKSIHLTHHHYQRIKLYWDFTQANFAHNSAEPDSGFYIAISCNAKVQFFLGDLLDELTRRSGLVGTHQLEQPTLLSRREHVFGNRNYISRAQFLGSKHEIGIECSEGTLKVKVDGETSLIVKRLAWKFRGNERIFVGGVEFEFYWDVFNWVNNRKGTTNGTGHGVFVFQVGDGGVWPEMVGTEKRLMRKSLSMSAASASMPSMVSLSPSPSCSSVLQWAEESSDGGRSSCSSSTRSCGSNGGFSLLLYAWRKD
- the LOC133722339 gene encoding uncharacterized protein LOC133722339: MKITSVVVHALNDSTVAGFVDDTTPFEQCSKECFDELDLNADGVLSKEELRSGFGKLLPGIGYVSQPKEELNGLHDEIFERFDADQNGVVDRGEFKELLREIMLGVARGIGGSPVLVALEHGSLLMRAAQHEQNKG